TAACCAGGTGGATCATCCGAAGGCCGATAGCAGGATGGGTCGGCAGCGGATGATCGAGCAGTTGCAGGAGAAGTGGGGGCGGCAGGTGGTGCCGGTTCAGCTGCCGATTGTGGATCAGCATGGGTTTCATGGGGTGGTGGATCTGGTGACGATGAAGGCTTATCTGTATAAGCCGGATGGAGATGGGCGGGGCGAAGTTGGCGTGATTCCGGAGGTGTTGAAGGCGGATGCGAAGGCTGCGCATGAGGCTCTGGTGGAGCTTGTCGCCGAGGGGAAGGACGAGTTGATGGAGGAGTTCTTTCGCGAAGGAACGATTCCGGAGCAGCATCTGATCGTTGCGCTGCATGAGGCGATTCGCGAGGACAGAATCTTTCCTGTGCTGTATGTGAGCGGGTTGCGGAATGTTGGGACGGACCATCTTCTGGATTTTCTGAAGGTGTATGCGCCGGCGCCGACGGAGAGGGAGCCGGTGGCAACGCGCGGGATTCTGCACTCGGTTTCGAACGGCGTGAATGGGAGCGGCACGGGGGATCAGGACGAGATTGTGATGCGCAGGGTGGACGATAAAGAGCCGCTTGCGCTCTATGTGTACAAGACGATGACCGATCCGTTTGCGGGAAGGATCTCGTTCTTCAAGGTTGTCAGCGGAATGATGACGACGGACAAGACAGTGCAGAACTTTACGCGGCATGAGCCGGAGAGGCTGGCGCATCTTTCGATCATGCAGGGGCGGAAGGCGGTTGAGGTCTCGGAGCTGCATGCGGGAGATATTGGGGCGGTGGCGAAGCTTCGCGTGACTTTGACGGGAGATACGCTGGGCGACAAGGCTCATGAGGTTTATCTAGAGCCGGTGCCGATGCCGGAGCCGGCGATGACCTATGCGATTGAGCCGAAGTCTCGCGCGGATGAGGACAAGCTTGGGCCTGCGCTGCATAAGGTGATGGAAGAAGATCCGATGGTGAAGTTCTTCCGCGATCCGCAGACGAATGAGTTTCTGGTGGCCGGGGCGGGACAGCAGCATATTGAGGCGGTGGTTTCGAAGCTAAAGCGGCGGTACCACACGGATGTGATGCTGAAG
The nucleotide sequence above comes from Tunturibacter empetritectus. Encoded proteins:
- the fusA gene encoding elongation factor G, yielding MKVYLGNDIRNVAVVGHAHSGKTTLISAMLHAAKMTATRGRIEDGSAVTAYDEEEVARRTTMSNAVAFAEWSGIKINLIDTPGFHMFVHETRAAMLPVEVALVVVNAQCGAEAVSDRVWKYAAEVTLPRVIAINQVDHPKADSRMGRQRMIEQLQEKWGRQVVPVQLPIVDQHGFHGVVDLVTMKAYLYKPDGDGRGEVGVIPEVLKADAKAAHEALVELVAEGKDELMEEFFREGTIPEQHLIVALHEAIREDRIFPVLYVSGLRNVGTDHLLDFLKVYAPAPTEREPVATRGILHSVSNGVNGSGTGDQDEIVMRRVDDKEPLALYVYKTMTDPFAGRISFFKVVSGMMTTDKTVQNFTRHEPERLAHLSIMQGRKAVEVSELHAGDIGAVAKLRVTLTGDTLGDKAHEVYLEPVPMPEPAMTYAIEPKSRADEDKLGPALHKVMEEDPMVKFFRDPQTNEFLVAGAGQQHIEAVVSKLKRRYHTDVMLKAPKIPYRETVLGRAEAQGRYKKQTGGHGQYGDCKVRMEAMPRGSGVVFGNEIFGGAIPRQYVPAVEKGVRESAARGFLAGYPVVDLKVTVFDGSYHDVDSSEMSFKMAARLAFRKCMEQAKPVLLEPVMRVEIEAPEDFAGALLGDLNGRRGRVQGMESGGAGTTVRAEVPLAEMLSYGTTLTSITQGRGSFRMEMDHYEVVPALLAQKILAASKQPVHDDGEE